The following coding sequences lie in one Spinacia oleracea cultivar Varoflay chromosome 1, BTI_SOV_V1, whole genome shotgun sequence genomic window:
- the LOC110778941 gene encoding uncharacterized protein, whose amino-acid sequence MPCASSSPVGFNPSEEIFIPLDQEVCSGLCDSWKCAIIGKVIGKSFSFQFLKEQLHKLFVNLGEWDLFMLGKGFFTVKFGNGDDVRVVMEKGSWSIMGFPLFLKLWEPGFKPSEAEIDTATIWITLPKLPLELYDTKILQAVGSALGRLIKIDVKTIDKERVKFARLLIQVKTSEPIPKLVWIGATKQVIMAQDPTHFCKFYKVYGHYIQDCKKVAGRKVKANTGDNGERSSEN is encoded by the coding sequence ATGCCCTGTGCATCTTCCTCTCCGGTAGGATTCAACCCATCTGAAGAAATATTTATCCCCTTAGACCAAGAAGTATGCTCGGGGTTGTGTGACTCATGGAAGTGCGCTATTATTGGCAAAGTTATAGGGAAGTCCTTCTCTTTCCAGTTCTTAAAGGAGCAGCTCCATAAATTGTTTGTCAACTTGGGTGAATGGGATCTATTTATGCTGGGAAAAGGTTTTTTCACAGTAAAGTTTGGTAACGGAGATGATGTTCGTGTAGTCATGGAGAAGGGTTCGTGGAGTATTATGGGCTTTCCTCTGTTTCTGAAGCTGTGGGAACCAGGGTTTAAACCTTCGGAGGCCGAAATTGATACAGCCACCATATGGATTACACTACCAAAACTTCCATTGGAGCTCTATGATACGAAGATTCTTCAGGCTGTAGGCTCAGCCCTAGGCAGACTCATTAAAATTGATGTGAAGACGATAGACAAGGAGAGAGTGAAGTTTGCCAGATTATTAATTCAAGTCAAGACTAGCGAACCAATCCCAAAACTGGTCTGGATAGGGGCTACCAAACAGGTGATAATGGCGCAAGATCCAACTCATTTTTGCAAATTCTACAAGGTGTATGGTCATTATATTCAAGATTGCAAGAAGGTCGCCGGAAGAAAAGTGAAAGCAAATACCGGCGACAATGGAGAAAGGTCATCAGAAAACTAG